One Flavobacteriales bacterium DNA segment encodes these proteins:
- the dnaB gene encoding replicative DNA helicase yields the protein MENLKITDRTGKRRGMAGSLQPLAMEHGKLPPQAVDLEEALLGALMLEKDALTAVIDIIQPACFYKEAHKHIFEAIQQLFSKAEAIDILTVTNELKKNGNLDVVGGPYYISQLTNRVASSANVEFHARIILQKFIQRELITLGSDMIRDAYEETNDAFDLLDKAGENLFNITEQNVRKNYDRMSTLLSEAIKEIEAARNHTDGLTGVPTGFTQLDSVTSGWQRSDLDIIAARPGMGKTAFVLSIARNAAVQFNRPVAIFSLEMSSLQLVNRLIAAEAELTVEKLKKGNLEDFEWQQLNAKITRLAEAPLFIDDTPALSIFELRAKCRRLKQQNKIELIIIDYLQLMTAGGDNRGNREQEISTISRSLKSIAKELDVPVIALSQLSRAVENRGGSKRPQLSDLRESGAIEQDADMVMFIYRPEYYGLDVDENNNPTQGMAEIIIAKHRNGALKDVPLRFIDKLAKFEDWETGNFDAPFQQGHDQNSFNTITRSSRMDDIEDEESKPF from the coding sequence ATGGAAAATTTGAAGATTACAGACAGAACGGGGAAACGCAGGGGAATGGCTGGCTCATTGCAACCTTTGGCGATGGAGCATGGCAAGCTGCCACCACAGGCGGTTGATCTGGAGGAAGCACTGCTTGGTGCACTGATGCTTGAGAAAGATGCGTTGACTGCGGTGATCGACATCATACAACCCGCTTGTTTTTACAAAGAAGCGCACAAACATATTTTTGAAGCGATTCAGCAACTCTTCTCAAAAGCGGAAGCCATTGACATCCTCACGGTAACCAATGAACTGAAGAAGAACGGAAACCTCGACGTGGTTGGTGGACCTTACTATATTTCGCAATTGACAAACCGCGTGGCTTCCTCGGCCAACGTGGAGTTTCATGCACGTATCATTCTCCAGAAATTTATTCAGCGTGAACTGATCACCCTGGGTTCTGATATGATCCGTGATGCTTACGAAGAAACCAATGACGCTTTCGACCTGCTGGATAAAGCGGGTGAGAATCTGTTCAACATCACCGAACAGAATGTTCGCAAAAATTATGACCGGATGTCCACCCTGCTTAGCGAAGCCATCAAGGAGATCGAAGCAGCGCGAAATCACACCGACGGACTGACCGGTGTACCCACAGGATTTACACAACTCGACAGCGTGACTTCAGGCTGGCAACGGTCCGACCTGGACATCATCGCCGCCCGCCCAGGTATGGGTAAAACCGCCTTCGTATTATCCATCGCAAGAAATGCGGCAGTGCAATTCAACAGACCGGTTGCCATATTTTCACTTGAGATGTCCTCCCTGCAGCTGGTCAATCGTCTGATTGCTGCGGAAGCAGAATTGACTGTTGAGAAATTAAAAAAAGGGAACCTGGAAGATTTCGAATGGCAGCAACTGAATGCGAAGATCACCCGTCTGGCAGAAGCACCGTTGTTCATTGATGATACCCCTGCGTTATCCATCTTCGAGCTTCGCGCAAAATGTCGCCGGCTGAAACAACAGAACAAGATTGAACTGATTATTATTGATTACCTGCAGCTGATGACAGCCGGCGGCGACAACCGCGGAAACCGTGAGCAGGAGATCAGCACGATCTCCAGGTCATTGAAAAGCATTGCCAAGGAACTGGACGTACCGGTGATCGCGCTTTCCCAGTTAAGTCGTGCGGTTGAAAATCGCGGAGGCAGCAAACGTCCGCAACTGTCCGATCTCAGGGAGTCCGGAGCTATTGAACAGGATGCGGATATGGTTATGTTTATCTACCGTCCGGAGTATTACGGTCTGGATGTGGATGAAAACAACAACCCCACACAAGGCATGGCCGAGATCATCATCGCCAAACACCGTAATGGCGCACTAAAGGATGTACCCCTGCGTTTTATTGATAAGTTGGCTAAATTTGAAGACTGGGAGACCGGAAACTTTGATGCCCCATTCCAGCAAGGCCATGACCAAAACTCATTCAATACCATCACCAGATCATCCAGAATGGATGACATCGAGGACGAAGAATCAAAACCGTTTTAA